In Microbacterium profundi, the DNA window GCGCGCCCGACGCCGACCTGCGCTCCCGCACTCCCGACGCGCTGCGCGAGATCTCCTTCACCATGACCATGGGGATGGGCATGCCGCAGCAGGGCGGGATGATGGCCCTGGGTTTCGACGGGCGCGCATTCGACGCGGGGCGCATCGATCAGCGCGTCGGCGCGGAGACCGTGGAGGAGTGGACGATCCGCAACCCCACGCCGATGGATCATCCGTTCCACCTGCACGTCTGGCCGATGCAGCTGATCCAGGTGAACGGATCGGCGATCGACGGCACCCAGTGGCGGGACGTCGTGAACGTCCCGGCTCAGGGCTCGGTCGTGGTGCGCATCGACTTCGCACGGTTCACGGGCCTCACGGTCTACCACTGCCACATCCTCGATCACGAGGACCTAGGGATGATGGGAACGGTCAAGGCTGCATGAGCGGCGGCCAGCTGCTGGACACCGAGGTTCGCTACCTCACCGAAGACGACGAGTCGATCGATAGCCGGAGCGTTCGACCAGTTCAAGTCCGGTGGGCGACGGACCTATTTCCGTCCCCACTCTCCAATCAGTCACTTGCGTGGGCTCCCTCATCAGCGCCTGCCCAGCACGCTTACAGGGCACCGAGGCCAGCTCTCGAGCGTGCAGCCCTTCGCGGGGTACCCTCAGCGCATGCCATGCCCATGACCCCCCGCCGAACTGGCTGCACAACTCGGCCACGATGACGACGGGCGCGCAATCCGCGCCTTCTTCGTTACCCGACGACGGACGCGGGCACTTCAGCACACATCCCCTGCAAGCTGACGCCCGAGCAGGCCGAACGGGTGCGCGAGCGCTACGTCGCAAGGGCTGTCTGCTGTCGATGCCGCGCGGTGAGATAGAGCCGGTGCGCGGTGATGACGACCGCGAGCCAGCCCACTCCCAACATCCATGCGACGAGCACGTCGGTGAACCAGTGGTGGCCGAGGTAGATGCGGCTGATGCCGATGCTGACGGCGAACACCACGGCCACGGCGATGGTCGCGACCTGGACGACACGGCTCGACTGCCGCAGGAGCAGCATGTAGGCGATCGCGCCCGCAATCGCTGTGGCGTTGAGCGTGTGCCCACTTGGGAACGAGGGCGAATGCTCGAACGGTGGCACGGCGTCGTTGAACCCCGGCCGCACCCGCGCGACGAGTCCCTTGCCGACGACCGTCATCAGCAGCGATCCCACGCCCGCGGCCCCGATGATCAGAACCGGCGCCCAGTTGCGGCGACGCAGCGTCAGCACGACGATGGCGAGCACGGCGATGATCGGCATCACGATCACGCCGCCGATGTTCGTGTACCACGTCACCGCCGTATCGAGCCACGGCGACCTAACCGTCACGAACGCCGCGAGCACCGGACGGTCCAAGCCTGCGACGCCGTCGGATTCTGTCACCGCGTCGTAGACCCAGGCCGCCGCGAGCGTCGCGAGCGCTGCGACCACCGCGCCGACCGCCAGGATGAGGACGAGAGCCGCGTGAGGCCCGAGCAGCTCGCTCAGGCGGTGGACCATCAAAGCGCCGACCCGGCCGGCGCGCGACGGCCAACGGGTCAGATCCTTCGTGCCCAGGTGGCGCTCGACCTCGACTTCCGCGTCGGGACCCGTCTGCTTCGGGTCCTCGCGATCCCGCTGCATCGATGCTCCTGTCCGCCGGCCTGGAGCGATCCTGGCACGGCGTTCCCGATCGAGCACGCCTGCGGCGCTCGCACCTGAGAGCGCTCTCAGGTGGTCTCAGAGTCGCCACAGTGCCGGACCGGGAGTCTCATCACATCGACTCGATCACCGGGTCGGCCCGGACCGGCAAGGGTTCGGAAACCGAACAGGAGCACACCATGAAGAACCTCAAGAAGAAGGCAGCCGTGACCGGCATCATCGCCACGACGCTCGCCTTCGGTGGAGCCGGCCTCGCCATGGCGGCGAACCCCGACAGCACGCAGCCGTCGTCCTCGGCGACCGACGAGCAGGAACCGTCGTACACGGGCACCGTGCAGGCGCCGCAGGACGCGACCTCCCCCGACGGCACCGACACGGAGCTGTCCGAGGCCGACGAGGCCGCGAGCCTGCAGAGCCTCGCCACGGTCACGCCCGAGGAGGCGACGGCAGCAGCGCTCGCAGCGGTGCCCGGCACCGCCGGCGACGCGACGCTCGAGGACGAGAACGGCTACGTCGTCTACGAGGTCCAGGTGACCGCGGCCGACGGCTCCGTGATCGAGGTCAAGGTCGACGCCGGCGACGCGAGCGTGCTCGCGCAGGAGGCTGACGAGCCCGAGTGCACCGACGAGGCCACCGAGAACGGCACCGAGCAGCAGGACGAGACGGGCGAGAACGGCGCCGAAGACCCCAACACCTGACCCCCGACCACCGCCGGCGGAGCAACGCGCTCCGTCGGCGCTGTCGCACGCTCAGCGTCAGTCCGATGAATCAGGAGAATCACACGTGCCCGACGTCTTCCTCGCAGGCCTGCTCGACCCGGTCTCGCTCCTCACCGGAGCAGGGCCGTGGGTGCTGCTCGCCCTCGCCGCCATCATCTTCGTCGAGACGGGACTGCTGTTCCCCTTCCTGCCGGGCGACAGCCTGCTGTTCGCCGCCGGACTGCTGAGCCCGCAGCTCGGCCTTCCCATCCCGCTCGTGCTGGTCGTCGCGGCGGCCGCAGCCATTGCCGGCGATCAGATCGGCTACCTGCTGGGTCGGCGCTACGGTCGGCGGCTGTTCTCGCCTGACGCGAGGATCCTCAAGTCCTCATATCTCGAGCAGGCGGACGCGTTCTTCCTCAAGCACGGCGCGAGAGCGCTCGTGCTGGCTCGCTTCGTGCCGATCGCGCGCACCTTCGTTCCACCGGTCGTGGGAATGTCCCGCCTGCCGTACCGCACCTTCGTCCTCTGGAACGTGCTCGGGGCGGTCGCGTGGGTCGCGATCGCCGTGCTCGCCGGGCGGTGGCTCGGCGGCGTGCCGCGGGTCGCGCACAACGTCGACGCCATCGCCCTTGCGGTCGTCGCGATCTCTGTCGTCCCGCTGGTGATCGAGGTGGTGCGCGCTCGCCGAGCGGCACGCCTGCGCGACGCGGACTGAACGACCACGGGAGTGGAGC includes these proteins:
- a CDS encoding phosphatase PAP2 family protein; amino-acid sequence: MQRDREDPKQTGPDAEVEVERHLGTKDLTRWPSRAGRVGALMVHRLSELLGPHAALVLILAVGAVVAALATLAAAWVYDAVTESDGVAGLDRPVLAAFVTVRSPWLDTAVTWYTNIGGVIVMPIIAVLAIVVLTLRRRNWAPVLIIGAAGVGSLLMTVVGKGLVARVRPGFNDAVPPFEHSPSFPSGHTLNATAIAGAIAYMLLLRQSSRVVQVATIAVAVVFAVSIGISRIYLGHHWFTDVLVAWMLGVGWLAVVITAHRLYLTARHRQQTALAT
- a CDS encoding PepSY domain-containing protein; its protein translation is MKNLKKKAAVTGIIATTLAFGGAGLAMAANPDSTQPSSSATDEQEPSYTGTVQAPQDATSPDGTDTELSEADEAASLQSLATVTPEEATAAALAAVPGTAGDATLEDENGYVVYEVQVTAADGSVIEVKVDAGDASVLAQEADEPECTDEATENGTEQQDETGENGAEDPNT
- a CDS encoding VTT domain-containing protein, encoding MPDVFLAGLLDPVSLLTGAGPWVLLALAAIIFVETGLLFPFLPGDSLLFAAGLLSPQLGLPIPLVLVVAAAAAIAGDQIGYLLGRRYGRRLFSPDARILKSSYLEQADAFFLKHGARALVLARFVPIARTFVPPVVGMSRLPYRTFVLWNVLGAVAWVAIAVLAGRWLGGVPRVAHNVDAIALAVVAISVVPLVIEVVRARRAARLRDAD